A window of Xylanibacillus composti genomic DNA:
GCAGCTGCCTCAATTGGCCCAGGGAAGAATAGCCTGTGCCAAAATCGTCGATACTGATTCGAATGCCCAGATGCTTCATGATAGATAATGTGCGCACAGCCAAATCCTTGTCCCAAATCAGGGAGCCTTCCGTGATCTCCAGCTCCAGACTGGACGGCGGCAAGCCCGTTTCTTCAAGAATGCGCGTTATGGTCTGTACCAGATGATCGCCGCTGAGCTGGCGGGCTGATATATTGACTGAGACCGCCAGCGGGCAGATGCCCTTGTCGTGCCAAAGCTTCGCCTGCCTGCAGGCGTCTCTGAGCACCCATTCTCCGATGGGTACAATTAAGCCGGTCACCTCCGCCAACGGGATAAATTGATCCGGGGGCACGACGCCCCTCTCTGCATGATTCCAGCGAATAAGCGCTTCCACACCCGTCACTTCGCCGGTAGCTACCTGCACCTTCGGCTGATAGTACAGCTCGAATTCCTCATTCGCAGCAGCCTTGTGCAGCTCGATCTCAAGCAGCATGCGGTCCTCTGTATGTCCGATGGAATCGTGGTAAAATTCGTAACCTCTGCCCCCCTCCCCTTTCGCTTTATACATCGCCATGTCAGCGTGGCGCACAATCGTATCCAGATCATTTCCGTCTCGCGGAATCATGCTGATGCCAATGCTTACAAAGGTGCGAAGCTCTTGTCCCGAGATGGCATAAGGCTCCCTGCATGCTTGCTGGACTGCTTGCGCCAAGGCATGAATCTCCTCTTCCTCCGTTTCCGGAAGGATAATCGTAAATTCATCCCCGCCCAATCGATAGACGCCGCCTTTGTCGCCCATCACCTTCTGCAGACGGTCGGCTATGCCCTTCAGCAGTTCGTCGCCGGCGGTATGTCCCAAGGAATCATTGATTTGCTTAAAGCGATCCAAATCCATGAACAGTACGGCAGCATGGCTGCCGCGCGCATCCGCTTCGTCCAATAGGCGGGACAGGTCTCTTGTAAAGGAACGGCGATTGGGCAGCCGGGTCAAGGCATCGAAGTAGGCCAGCTCGTGCAGCGTCTGCTCGGACTGCTTCAGCTTCAGGAAAGCGCTGTATAAATTGTCGGACATGCCGCGGAAATTTGTAATCAGCTGATGAATTTCCCGCAAGCTGCTGGACGGCCAATCAATCGATTCCTGGCGCTTCAATTTTTCGGGCAAATCAATAGTCGTATGCGCGAGTCCGGCAATCGAGCGGCTCATGCTGTGGCTTAAGAACAGCGTAGCCAGCGTGCCAAATACGATGTATAAGATCATAACGCCATACTGGATCGCGTAGAACTGCTGGGTATCCTGCATGTATGCGGACAGCGGCACCCGCACATAGAACGTAAACGGCAGCGGATCGATCGATAGTTGAACAATTTGCTCAATCTCTCGCCAGGACAGGATATCATACAGCGCCTGGCCCCCGGGACTCCATTCGTACAGCCCTTCGGCCAATGGCTTAATATTCCCGCTTCTCTGCCAGCCATCGAGGCCGCTGGTTCGCTCAACACGGGTGCCGTCCATGCTTAGGCCATAGGGCGTCTCCATCGAAACGATCCAATCGTTCTTGGCATTGGACTGGCGCAGCAGCTCGTTAAGGCGTCCCAACTGAACAGCGCCGCCCAGCTGCAGCTGCGTGATCTCCAGGCTGCTCCATGAGCCCAGATCTTCCTGAACGAACTGCGCCACACTGGCGGCAAGCTCCTCGCTGCGATTCTGAATCGAGTTGGACTGGAACCATCCGCTAATGACCGTAAAGAGCAAAAAAGGCACCATTACGACACCCATTGTGATATGAAACATGATTTGCCGCAGCGAATACTGCTGCACACCCTCTCTGCTCAACCAGCGTTGAACCGGCGTGTAAATCAACAGAATATCCGCCACCCATGCATTGAACAGCCCGTTTGCCGCGCTCTTGCCCAGAATGAGAATAGCGGCTATCAATTCCGGCTCGCCAAATCCATACAATATTCCAGTCAGCAATGGCAGGCCCAGGAACCCCCAGTACAGGCAGCTCGCCCCGAATACGCTCGTTCCTTTCCCTATTCTTGTCAGTACGCCAATGAACATGATCTCGATGAGAAGCATGAACACAACCGGATTGGGCGTAATGCCTGCATAGACAATCCCGGCAGTGACGGCCGCTTCCCCTGTGCCCGCCCATACCCCAAGCACGCGAACCAGAACGAGCAGGAAGATGCCGGAAAAAATCATGTCCAGTCCGAAGGCAGTCGGAAGCGTAACCGCATAGCCTGCAGCAGCCAGGCCAATACAAACAAGAAGAGCCGCGAGCCTTTTCCATATCAGAGCGGGCCGTTTCCGGTTATCCATCCGCATCACCTCGTATGCAATACATTCAACATGGGACAGACAAATTCCTACTATTTCCTCTAAATTCAGCACGCCGCCGGTTGGATAGGAATGTTGAATCGTGCTAATAATTGTAAAGAACCTTCTACAAGCGAACGGAGCGTGTACGATGTGAAGCGATGGAACCCACCCAGGCGGAGCCGGGCATTCATATCAACCTTGACCATTACTCAAATCCATGCCAAAAACCCATGGATCACGGCGTTCTTCTCCTTTTCCTTTCCCGGATTTGGCAACTTCCTGCTGCATCGCTATGCGAAGGCATTCGTCTTGACGGCCTGGGAAGTGTTCGTCAATACGCATGCCAGGGTCAATCTTGGCATCATGTACAGCCTGCAGGGCCAATTCGAGAAAGCCAAGCAGGTGCTGGCCATAGAATGGCTGCTGCTGTATGTGGCCATTTATGTATACGGCATCTGGGACGGCTATCGCTCTTCCGTGGACATCAACAAGCTTTACTTGCTGGCTGAACGTGAAGATGCGCCGATCAAGCCTTATACGATGAATGCCTGGGGCTACAATTACCTCGACAAGCGTGAACCGATTATGGCTGCAGTCTGGTCATTCCTGATGCCGGGTCTCGGACATATTTACCTGCATAAGGTCATTGCGGGCTTTTTTATCTTTGCCGGAACCATCGGTCTGGTCTACCTGTCTCATCTGCCGCATTCGTTGTACTATACATGTACGGGGGAATTCGCAGCGGCCAAATCTGTGCTGAATATGCAGTGGACGCTGTACCTGCCGTCTATCTACATCTTCATCGCTTATGACAGTTATGTATCCGCAGTAGAATACAACAAGCTGCACGATAAAGAAATGGTGCAATTCCTGAGAAGATCTTATCAGCGTCCGGGTTTTGAAATGCCTGTATAGAGGAGTCAAGAGCAACCATGCACATTATCGCCACGTTCGAAAACAGCCTGTTTCTGGAACTGATGCTCACCGCCATGGAACAGCATGGGATAGGCAAGCAGCATATTCTTGCATTGCCCATGGACAAGCCGAAAGCGCCGAGACAGCTATTCGATACGATTCATCATGCTGATGGCGTCACTTTCGTTGATCTTGCGGCCGTCCTGGGCACTGTATTCATGCTGCTAGGGGCTATCTATGGTTACCTGCTCCGCTGGGGACCGATCTTGTGGGGCGTGATCGGCGCTGTCTCGGGCATGCTCCTGGGCTTCACGATTAAATACTTGCGGATCCGCAAGAAGGGCGCCCCGCGAACAGCTTCCTGCGGGGCGGACGTCGTCGTATTGGTCCGCTGCGAACCGGAACAGCAGGCGGCTATCGAGCAGCTCATGTGGGAGCATCATGCGCTGGGTGTCAGCCGCTACCATTCCTCCCCTCCGGCGCTGCAGCGCACCTGATCGAACCACACATACTAATCCGATGAAGTAAAGCGAGCAGCCGCTGCTCGAGATTATGCGCATGCCGCAGCGCCTCTTCAGCCCCTCTCGCAGCTGCCTTCGGTCCCCGATGCCGATCCGCTGTCGAATCGCCGATACGGCGCACCGCCTCCGCCGCCCCCAACACGATTTCAAAACGTTTTCATTGAATTTTCGCTGATGCCGCTGTACAATATTACCAAGAAAAGAACGCGCGTTCACACAGAAGGAGACAACTATGCGCAGCGAAGATATTGCGAGGCTAGCCGGTGTATCCCGAAGTACCGTTTCAAGAGTGATGAACAATTACCCGAATGTGCCGGAGGAAACTCGGCGGAAAGTCATGAAGGTTATCGAGAAGTACCGGTATGAGCCGAATACCTCGGCAAGAGTTCTGGCGGGCAAGGGAACGAACACGATCGGTTTGTTCGTCGTCAGCATTGCGGACCATCAGTCCTCCAACCGCATTTACCAGAACAACTATTTTGCTCCATTCGTCGATGCCATTGTAGATACGGCGAACAGTCTGGGCTATTACGTCCTCATTCATACTGTATATACGCAAGAGGACTTCGCCAAGGTACGCCAGGCGTTCTTGCAGCGCCGCATTGACGGCGGCATTATCGTCGGAACCCAGACCAACATAGCTATGGTGCAGGAAATTGCCGGGCTGCACGCGCCCTTCATCCTGATCGACTATGATGTTGCTGAAATCGTGGAAAACCGGCTGAACCAAAACTGCTTGTCCATTATCAACACAGACGATTACGAGGGCGCCAAAGAGGCTGTTACACACTTGATCGACCTTGGTCATCGGGAGATCGCCATGATTACAGGCAGGACCAACACGTATTCCGGGAGACAGCGATATCAGGCTTATGTGGATACCCTTCATGCGCGCGGCCTGCCGTTCAAGGAAGCCTATGTGCTGCACGGGGAATTCCTGAAGCACAAAGCCTACGAGGAAGTGAAGCGCCTAATCCAAAGCGGCGCGCGGCCTACCGCAATCTTCTCGGCCAATGACGATATGGCCATTGCCGCAATGAAGGCTCTGCAGGAAGAAGGGCTGCAAGTACCGGATGATGTGTCGATCATCGGCTTCGACGATGTGCCCGTAGCCGCCCAGCTGGCGCCGCGGCTCACCTCTGTCCGGCTGCCGCTGTACGAGATGTCGAAGGAGGCTGTCCATACCGTCATCGCCATGTGCGAACGGAGGCAGATCGCCTTTCACACCGTTCGCTTTCCGACTAAGCTCATGATTCGGGATTCCTGCAAACCGCTGTAGCCCCCAGCGTCTTGCCTTGGGCCGCAACGCCTTGGACTTCAAGGCAGGACGCTGTTCACGCTTGGCCAACAATCCTCGCCATCTGAGATTATTCGGCTGTGAACGCGCGTTAATTCATTTATGATCTTTGAGAGGAGACATGAAGAATGAAATTCGGTCACTTTGATGATGCACGCAAGGAATACGTCATCAACACGCCCAAGACGCCGTATCCATGGATTAATTACTTGGGCAACGAGCAGTTTTTTGGACTGATGTCCAATACGGCCGGCGGCTACTGCTTCTATCGCGATGCCCGCCTGCGCCGCATCACCCGCTATCGTTACAATAACATTCCTATCGACAACGGCGGACGCTATTTTTATTTGCATGACAATGGCGACTACTGGACGCCCGGCTGGATGCCTGTCAAGCGCGAGCTCGATTTTTACGAATGCCGGCACGGCTTGGGCTACACGTCCATCACCGGCGAACGCAACGGCGTCCGCGTGAACCAGCTGGCGCTCGTGCCGCTTCAATTCAACGGCGAAGTGCATAAGGTGACCGTCTCCAATACTTCCGGCGCCGAAAAGCAAGTCAAGTTGTTCTCCTTCATCGAGTTTTGCTTGTGGAACGCCCATGATGACATGACCAACTTCCAGCGCAACCTGAGCACAGGCGAAGTGGAGGTGAAGGGTTCTGTTGTCTATCACAAGACCGAATACCGCGAGCGCCGGAACCACTATGCTTTCTATTCCGTGAACAGCCCCATCGACGGCTTCGATACGGACCGGGAATCCTTCCTTGGCGCCTATAACGGCCTTGATACTCCTCAAGTAGTCGAAGCAGGCCAGGCATCGAACTCTGTGGCCAGCGGCTGGTCGCCGATCGCTTCCCATGCGATTCACATCACGCTGCAGCCTGGCGAGGAGAAAAGCTTCATCTTCGTACTCGGCTATGTGGAAAATCCTGAAGAAGAGAAGTGGGAAGCGCCGAATGTGATCAACAAGACTCGCGCACAGGCGATGATTGACCGATTCGCAACAGATGCCGATGTCGAAAAGGCTATGGCGGACTTAAGCGACTACTGGAACGGTCTGCTGTCCAAGTACATGATTGAAAGCCGCGACGAGAAGCTGGACCGGATGGTGAACATTTGGAATCCGTATCAATGTATGGTCACCTTCAACATGTCCCGCTCTGCCTCCTATTTCGAGTCCGGTATCGGTCGAGGCATGGGCTTTCGCGATTCCAACCAGGATTTGCTCGGCTTCGTCCACCAAATTCCGGAGCGGGCCAGAGAGCGAATTATCGATATTGCTTCCACGCAATTCGAGGATGGCAGCGCCTATCACCAATACCAGCCGCTTACGAAGAAGGGCAACAACGAGGTCGGCAGCGGCTTCAACGACGATCCATTGTGGCTGATTCTCGGCACCTCCGCTTACATTAAGGAGACCGGCGACTTCAGCATACTCGATGAACAAGTGCCGTTCGACTGCGACCCGAACAATACGGCCACCCTGTTCGAGCACTTGAAGCGTTCGTTCTATCATGTCATTCACAATAGAGGTCCGCACGGATTGCCGCTAATCGGACGCGCTGACTGGAACGATTGCTTGAACCTGAACTGCTTCTCCAAGGAGCCGGGCGAATCGTTCCAGACGACCGCCAACATCGAAGGCCGCGTGGCCGAATCCGTCTTCATCGCCGGCCTGTTCGTCTTCGTCGGTCCGGATTTCGTCGAGCTGTGCAAGCGCAGAGGATTGGATCAGGAGGCGGCAGAAGCGCAGCGGTATATTGACGAGATGCGCAAGATTACCCTTGAGCACGGCTTCGACGGCGACTGGTTCTTGCGTGCGTATGATCACTACGGCCAGAAGGTCGGCAGCAAGGAAAATGAAGAGGGCCAAATTTTCATCGAGCCGCAAGGCATATGTGTCATGGCCGGCATTGGCGTAGAGGAAGGATTGGCTGAGAAATCCTTGAATGCAGTGCAGGAACGATTGGAAACCGACTACGGCATCGTGCTGAACAACCCGGCCTTTACGAAGTACTATCTGAACCTTGGCGAAATTTCGACCTATCCGCCAGGCTATAAGGAAAACGCCGGCATCTTCTGCCATAACAACCCTTGGGTGATGATGGCGGAAACCGTTATCGGTCGCGGTGACCGCGCGTTCGAGCTGTACAAGAAAATTGCCCCTGCTTATCTGGAGGACATCAGCGAAATTCACCGCATGGAGCCTTATGTCTATGCGCAGATGATTGCAGGCAAGGACGCCGTGCGCGAAGGGGAAGCGAAGAATTCCTGGCTGACAGGCACTGCCGCCTGGAACTATGTCGCGATTACCCAGGCGATTCTTGGCATTCAGCCAGATTTCGACGGGTTGAAGATCGATCCGTGTATCCCGAAGGATTGGGAAGGCTACACGATCACCCGCGTCTTCCGCGGCGATACACTGAACATTGCCGTCAAAAATCCGAATCGCGTGTCCAAGGGCGTGCAGTCCATTACTGTCAACGGCCAGGCCATCGAAGGCAATGTTGTGCCGGTTGCAGGCGACGGCGGTACGTACCAAATCGAGGTTGTCCTCGGCTAACGAGACGATTGCAGCACACACGCGCATGACAAAGCCGTTCTTCCGCTGTTTTCAGCAGGAGAACGGCATCTTTTTGTTTAGCGGCAGCGCCGCCTCAATGTGCTGCCGATTGGGCTCGATTTTTATAAAAATTGACAAGATCATCTAGCGGTGATAAGATTATTATGTTAGACGTGTAACCTCAGGGAATTGATTTCCCCCTCTTTCTAAGCATGCGCACACTTTCCTCATCATTGCGCATGGGATATTCCTTTTTTATCATGTCGGCTGCAAGAAGGATCACGGATTCATGACAGGCGCGGCCATCGGAGCCGCAGGAGACGATTGAGAGGTAGGGCATTCGTTGTTTTCGTGCAAGTACATCGGAAAGAACATCAGCGGTTACGCTGTCTATAGACCCCCGTTCAGATACGAACGGGGGTTGTCTAATTTAAAGCTCCCAGCGCTCATGCGCGTTAAACCAATAAAACCACTGATCCGGCCGCTCGCGGATCATCTGTTCCAGTCTTCCGCTTAGCTCAACACTTGCTTGACGGCGAGCGTCCTTTCCGCTCCCCCAATTCACGATCCCGGGCTCGAAGCGGATTTGATGGCGGAATTCCCCCAGCCGGCAGGCATACATCGGCACAATCGGCACATTCCCGTCCAGCGCCAATGCCGCCGCCCCCTGCGGAAGCCTCGAGAGTCGGCCAAAAAACGGCACATGCGGGAAGGTCGGCCGGTAAAAGTCGCCCAGCAGAAAGACAACCCCGCCCGCCTGCACGTGACGGCTCAGCGCCCGGTACAGCTTCAAGGGCGGCGT
This region includes:
- a CDS encoding putative bifunctional diguanylate cyclase/phosphodiesterase, which encodes MDNRKRPALIWKRLAALLVCIGLAAAGYAVTLPTAFGLDMIFSGIFLLVLVRVLGVWAGTGEAAVTAGIVYAGITPNPVVFMLLIEIMFIGVLTRIGKGTSVFGASCLYWGFLGLPLLTGILYGFGEPELIAAILILGKSAANGLFNAWVADILLIYTPVQRWLSREGVQQYSLRQIMFHITMGVVMVPFLLFTVISGWFQSNSIQNRSEELAASVAQFVQEDLGSWSSLEITQLQLGGAVQLGRLNELLRQSNAKNDWIVSMETPYGLSMDGTRVERTSGLDGWQRSGNIKPLAEGLYEWSPGGQALYDILSWREIEQIVQLSIDPLPFTFYVRVPLSAYMQDTQQFYAIQYGVMILYIVFGTLATLFLSHSMSRSIAGLAHTTIDLPEKLKRQESIDWPSSSLREIHQLITNFRGMSDNLYSAFLKLKQSEQTLHELAYFDALTRLPNRRSFTRDLSRLLDEADARGSHAAVLFMDLDRFKQINDSLGHTAGDELLKGIADRLQKVMGDKGGVYRLGGDEFTIILPETEEEEIHALAQAVQQACREPYAISGQELRTFVSIGISMIPRDGNDLDTIVRHADMAMYKAKGEGGRGYEFYHDSIGHTEDRMLLEIELHKAAANEEFELYYQPKVQVATGEVTGVEALIRWNHAERGVVPPDQFIPLAEVTGLIVPIGEWVLRDACRQAKLWHDKGICPLAVSVNISARQLSGDHLVQTITRILEETGLPPSSLELEITEGSLIWDKDLAVRTLSIMKHLGIRISIDDFGTGYSSLGQLRQLPIHTIKIDKSFVRSIDKDGVNAAIVEAIIRLSKSMQLEVLAEGVETGEELHMLERIGCDQVQGYLFSKPLPAEACESLLTRGAVGVGLRKQGGGLS
- a CDS encoding LacI family DNA-binding transcriptional regulator, yielding MRSEDIARLAGVSRSTVSRVMNNYPNVPEETRRKVMKVIEKYRYEPNTSARVLAGKGTNTIGLFVVSIADHQSSNRIYQNNYFAPFVDAIVDTANSLGYYVLIHTVYTQEDFAKVRQAFLQRRIDGGIIVGTQTNIAMVQEIAGLHAPFILIDYDVAEIVENRLNQNCLSIINTDDYEGAKEAVTHLIDLGHREIAMITGRTNTYSGRQRYQAYVDTLHARGLPFKEAYVLHGEFLKHKAYEEVKRLIQSGARPTAIFSANDDMAIAAMKALQEEGLQVPDDVSIIGFDDVPVAAQLAPRLTSVRLPLYEMSKEAVHTVIAMCERRQIAFHTVRFPTKLMIRDSCKPL
- a CDS encoding GH36-type glycosyl hydrolase domain-containing protein, which gives rise to MKFGHFDDARKEYVINTPKTPYPWINYLGNEQFFGLMSNTAGGYCFYRDARLRRITRYRYNNIPIDNGGRYFYLHDNGDYWTPGWMPVKRELDFYECRHGLGYTSITGERNGVRVNQLALVPLQFNGEVHKVTVSNTSGAEKQVKLFSFIEFCLWNAHDDMTNFQRNLSTGEVEVKGSVVYHKTEYRERRNHYAFYSVNSPIDGFDTDRESFLGAYNGLDTPQVVEAGQASNSVASGWSPIASHAIHITLQPGEEKSFIFVLGYVENPEEEKWEAPNVINKTRAQAMIDRFATDADVEKAMADLSDYWNGLLSKYMIESRDEKLDRMVNIWNPYQCMVTFNMSRSASYFESGIGRGMGFRDSNQDLLGFVHQIPERARERIIDIASTQFEDGSAYHQYQPLTKKGNNEVGSGFNDDPLWLILGTSAYIKETGDFSILDEQVPFDCDPNNTATLFEHLKRSFYHVIHNRGPHGLPLIGRADWNDCLNLNCFSKEPGESFQTTANIEGRVAESVFIAGLFVFVGPDFVELCKRRGLDQEAAEAQRYIDEMRKITLEHGFDGDWFLRAYDHYGQKVGSKENEEGQIFIEPQGICVMAGIGVEEGLAEKSLNAVQERLETDYGIVLNNPAFTKYYLNLGEISTYPPGYKENAGIFCHNNPWVMMAETVIGRGDRAFELYKKIAPAYLEDISEIHRMEPYVYAQMIAGKDAVREGEAKNSWLTGTAAWNYVAITQAILGIQPDFDGLKIDPCIPKDWEGYTITRVFRGDTLNIAVKNPNRVSKGVQSITVNGQAIEGNVVPVAGDGGTYQIEVVLG